The following DNA comes from Mesorhizobium sp. B2-1-8.
GCAAGGCCAAGCATGTGGGGTATCGCGAACGCGCGCATCAGCCTGCCATGCTGTGCACGTTGGTGATGACCGAGAACAAGGATTCCAGGGGTGTTGCCCGTTATCCCGTCGGCATCATGCCGGTGATGGACCCCGAGAGCGGGGAAACACTGGTCGACGAACTCGGCCGCCGCTCCTTCACAACATCGGTCGCCTATGGTCCGACCATCGGCAAGAACATCGCGCTCGCCTATCTGCCGTGGGCCTATGCGCAGGAGGGCCGCAAGCTCGCGGTCGAGTATTTCGGCGAGACCTATCCGGTCGAGGTGGCAAGCGTCGGCTACAAGCCGCTTTACGACCCGGAGAATCTGAAGCCGCGGAGCTGATCGCCCAACGCCAGGGCGCGCACAGATTGGATCAGCCCGGCAAAGGCCGGGCTTTTCTCTTTTTCGGTGGGCGATTCTGGCTTACCCTCGCGGAATGTCTGGTTTGCCCTGCGCAAGACATCTGTTTTCCGCCTCTGCCGTACTGGGACTGATGCTCTGGCCGGCGCCAATGTCCCGCGCGGACGAGCCGGTCGATGTCGAGCTGGTGCTGGCGGTGGATGTTTCGCTGTCGATGTCGGCGGATGAGCTTGAGATCCAGCGCCATGGCTACGCAGCGGCGCTGACGCATGACAATGTGCTGCAGGCGATCGCCGATGGCGTCTATGGCAAGATCGCCGTCACCTATGTCGAATGGGCCGGTACCAGCTGGCAACGCGTCATCGTGCCGTGGACGGTGATCGCAAGCCGGGCCGACGCCGAGCGGGTTGTGGCGCAATTTTCGGCCCAGCCGCCCGACAGCGCGCGGCGCACCTCGATCTCCGGTGCGCTGGAGTTCGGTAGCGACCTTTTCGCCGAAAGCGGCTACCAGGGAACCAAGCGCGTCATCGACATTTCGGGCGACGGGCCAAACAACCAGGGCGCGCCGGTCAATCTCGCCCGCGACGGCGTGGTCAGGCAAGGCATCGTCATCAACGGCCTGCCGCTGATGACCCGAGGCGGCTTTTCCGGCGTCTATGACGTCAACGATCTCGACCGCTACTACAGCGACTGCGTCATCGGCGGCGCCGGCGCCTTCATGATCCCGGTCAACGACTGGACGCAATTTCCCGAAGCCATCCGCCGCAAGCTGGTGCTGGAGCTTGCCGGCCCGGCGTCGCGCCAATGGGCGGCGGAGGAGGCGGATCACCCGCCAGTGGTGCTGGCGCAGGACAAACCCGCCGCCGACTGCCAGGTCGGCGAGAAAATGTGGCGCAACCGCAACTGGATGCCCGACACCAGGTAGAACAATCTGAAACCGGTTGCCGGGCTGCTTTCCACGCAAACACGTTCCTGTCGATTGACAAGCCCATCGGCCTCTGTGAACAATTTCCCCCAGAGAAACAAAAGGGGAACCGACATGAACAGGATAACCGTCTTTGCCGCGACATTGACGCTTGCCGCGGGTTTGACCGCGCCGGCGATGGCCGCCACGTCACTTACCATCGGCATCAGCGGATGGACCGGCTTCGCGCCGCTGACACTGGCCAAGCAGACAGGGCTGTTCGAGAAGCATGGCCTCGACGTGACCTTGAAGAAGGTGCCGCAGGCCAGCCGTCCGCTCGCCATCGCCAGCGGCGACCTGCAATGCGCCGCCACCACGGTCGAGACCTGGCTGGTCTGGAACGCCAGCGGGGTGGCCACCAAGCAGATTTTCCAGCTCGACAAATCCTATGGCGCCGACGGCATCGTCGCGC
Coding sequences within:
- a CDS encoding DUF1194 domain-containing protein, producing the protein MSGLPCARHLFSASAVLGLMLWPAPMSRADEPVDVELVLAVDVSLSMSADELEIQRHGYAAALTHDNVLQAIADGVYGKIAVTYVEWAGTSWQRVIVPWTVIASRADAERVVAQFSAQPPDSARRTSISGALEFGSDLFAESGYQGTKRVIDISGDGPNNQGAPVNLARDGVVRQGIVINGLPLMTRGGFSGVYDVNDLDRYYSDCVIGGAGAFMIPVNDWTQFPEAIRRKLVLELAGPASRQWAAEEADHPPVVLAQDKPAADCQVGEKMWRNRNWMPDTR